The genomic DNA tttatgtttttttttttgtctcttaacAGAAACGACTTTTCCTATGAGTCAAAGAAGTTTTCCTCCATCCTTTTGGAACAGCAGTTACCAGCCCAATGCAGTTGCTGCTCCCTCATCGCTGGGCAGCAGCCTAGGCAGTCCTCTTACTGGTCCTCACAGTGAAATTCCTTTTGGAGCAGATCCTTATTCCCCTGCTTCTCTTCATAGTCACCTACACCAGGGTCCACCTGAGCCCTGGCACCATGCccaccaccatcatcaccatcatcacccATACTCAATCGGGGGAGCAATAAACAGTCAGGGTTCAGGTTATCCCCGGCCTGGCATGCATGAAGTTTATAGTACGCACTTCGATCCTCGGTACAGCTCTTTACTTGTTCCTGCATCAGTCCGACCCCACAGGATCACTCCTGCAGGTTCAGCTCCTCCTGCAACACAGTGTGATTTAGGCAAGGGAGAAGCAGCAACCTCTGCTTGGACAACTCCTGGACCTTATCCAGGACCCGCAGGAGACATGGGACAAAGCCTTAGCCTAAATGTGGATGCAGGTAAGCAGTGTCTTCAAATTTAAACTGACCTACAACACTTGTGAGATTTTACATGTAATTATTATTAGTATTTCGTGCAGGACATTTTAGACATATTTTTCAAgtgctttttattaacaaaaatacatATCGAGTATAGCACACTTTTTCTCAATAAATATCATTCACTGTGCCATCCTTCTCTGCCATACATTGTATGTGTAATTGTAAGTTTTTACATACATATGCTTGAAGGGGCATATGTGGCCATGATATTTTAGGGCAGTGAGGGTTTATACCCTTTTTGAATTTCTCACTGTCTCTTTTCTATGGTCAGTTTGACAGTAGGCAGCTATCATTTAAACACTTGAGCAGAACAATCACCATTTACTAGTGTTAAGATGTTACAAAAGGTAAAAGGGTTTCATAAAGGAAAGGGATATTATTCATTACTCATAAACAGTTATCCAATTTTCCAGATGGGGTGAAGAGAAGATTAGGGTGCATTTAAAATTGCTTTCACACCACTGGGTTCAGAAaggttttaaattattttatacaaGATCATAATCCTTCAAAACCAGTAACCTATGTGTTAACCTTCCCATATATTCATACTGTACTTGGTAGTCCTGCAACAGATTATAGAACTGTTGTTTCTGCTACATACTAGCCACACATATGGAAGTTTACCTACATACCAATCATGACTTTAGTGGCCCTGAGGGTCAACGTTCATTAGGcatattttacatatactgtatacttttgCTTTATAGAAATGCTACACAGGCCACCAGTTTCATAGGCTAGTTATCCACTAAATGACAATTATAAAAAGCACACTAGCCATTCGTTTGTGGTCTTGTTATGCACTGCCATTTGTTAAGAGTCCTTGCTAAACATTAGACCAAAATATAATGATTCTTTTAAATACTCTGTACTATTTACATAATAGTGTCACCTAGTCaaattgctttactaaaggcaaacaggtttACCACTTTGgaagggaagttgcattttgcaaagGAGTTTGGCCCAAGATCTAGTGAGCAGGGTGTTTCATTtgcaagcatttttgcttgcatatgattggatgatggaggtcagcaaagcttcaccttgttcactaagctctggggcagatTTCCTTGCAAAAagcaaattcccttacaaagtgagcagcctatacctttagtatatcaaccccttaGTCTTCCCGTGTCCAAGACCTGGGGAGATGTCCACTAACACACTGAATACTATCCATAAAGTCTTTCTGTAGGTTAGTGGACCAGAAAGCTTAGCAATATGCTAATGAACAGTTATCAAGTCCTGttacactaaggcctcatgtataCTGGATGTTTTGCTAGTCTCCTTTTCTCTTGGCACAGAATTTTGACAGAAAAAATGCTTGGCGCTTGTAAACTTGTGTAACACATTCAAGAGCATTTAGGTGTGTCAAGCCCTTGAGCATCAAttaattttattggccagaataatatTATATTCAGGCCATTGAAATTAAATAATGCTTTGGCACTAAACAATGTGGCtgtgggttgttttttttccaaatgccCCTACCTCTAAACTCCTCTGAAcacccatgtgtgcatggacacataggctaacatgtagtgggcttttagaggcagggaaaaaaaatgcccctaggagcagcagaaaaataatccagtgtacatgaggcctaaacagTCAAACCAAAGGTTTTTATGATTCCCTTGAAGAATTTTAAATATATTCAATAGGCTGCAATTCTGGCTACCAATCAGCTAAAATTAGCAAAAATAAGCTCCATTCTTTCTACTGTTTAAGAAAATGTTTTGTTTAATTGTAATTAAAAGCAAGCATTCCAATCAATGACACTAAAAGACTTACAAAAGAGGTGATACTTAACTATAGTCAGTAGATGTATCTCTGAGTGCCAGCTGACTGTTTTCTTTCTACTGAATT from Aquarana catesbeiana isolate 2022-GZ linkage group LG04, ASM4218655v1, whole genome shotgun sequence includes the following:
- the VGLL2 gene encoding transcription cofactor vestigial-like protein 2 isoform X2; this translates as MQEAPESGSNSNGSSGSSFSSNTPANIKEEDCSPEKESPPEAEYISSRCVLFTYFQGDISSVVDEHFSRALSQPSSYSPNSAAAKTARGASSWRETTFPMSQRSFPPSFWNSSYQPNAVAAPSSLGSSLGSPLTGPHSEIPFGADPYSPASLHSHLHQGPPEPWHHAHHHHHHHHPYSIGGAINSQGSGYPRPGMHEVYSTHFDPRYSSLLVPASVRPHRITPAGSAPPATQCDLGKGEAATSAWTTPGPYPGPAGDMGQSLSLNVDAARRYTFCGGPLLS
- the VGLL2 gene encoding transcription cofactor vestigial-like protein 2 isoform X1, which gives rise to MSCLDVMYQVYGPPQPYFTTAYSPYHQKLAFYSKMQEAPESGSNSNGSSGSSFSSNTPANIKEEDCSPEKESPPEAEYISSRCVLFTYFQGDISSVVDEHFSRALSQPSSYSPNSAAAKTARGASSWRETTFPMSQRSFPPSFWNSSYQPNAVAAPSSLGSSLGSPLTGPHSEIPFGADPYSPASLHSHLHQGPPEPWHHAHHHHHHHHPYSIGGAINSQGSGYPRPGMHEVYSTHFDPRYSSLLVPASVRPHRITPAGSAPPATQCDLGKGEAATSAWTTPGPYPGPAGDMGQSLSLNVDAARRYTFCGGPLLS